TTAATATGTGTATATTGTGCATTAAATGAATGTACATTTATGAGCAAGTAACTTGGCACCTTCCTGTCCCAACCCAAGAAAAGATGCAGCAGGTCCTCCTTCCTTCACATGATATGCCAAGCACTAATTAATGAATGCAGCAGTACAAACCTCAAAAGTTGGTATCCTCCATTAATTTAACTAGCTCTGCATATATTTTTTTCTGAACAATTACAAACTACTAATTACTTAAAATTCATTTACAAACCACTAAAGTAATCAATTTAAATCAATATGATTATTACTATTTAATGCAGTAGGATGAGAATATATGTAGGCGATGCTATCATTAATGCTGCAACTTGTTTTACCCCTCTCGGTAGTTGGCCTGTTAAATGCTCTCGGTCACCCTCTTCCCTACTTAAATACATACACATTCCCCTTCCCCTCCTACACATTTCTCATAAACACAACTCGATGATCGATcgggcttctccttcttccttcttcttttcttcttccttttcatttcaCTTGCCTCTCCGGCATCTAGGTAGCTAGCTAGCTTCTCAATTCAGTATATAGATTATATGAAATAGTCATTATGATGTTGGCTCGGTTCACTCATATTACTACTGCTGCATTGGTGTGCATGAATGCAAAGAAGAAGGGTAAATTCATGCATATTGTATATGTATGCGTTGTATTGTGATTGAGCCGTGCCAATATCTTAGTAACTTTTCATTCATAGATAACTCGGCCGGTCTCATAGTCTTCGTGGGCAATATGTTTGCATTATTGCATGCTTAGGTGAGCTTtgtgaattttatttatttaacaccaagttaagtataaatatatatatcttAAGCAAAGTAATTatatactaattaaatgaattttgTGCTTAACCATGATATATGTTCATGGTATATAGAACTCAACTTACTTAAGTGACAGTATATGTATTCCATCTGTATTTGtttgtctttttttttgtttgtttttgaattgaatttcactaaattttgttttatttagaGACTTTTGATAAAATTGATGACGGATGATTTGGAGATTCGAAAAGTTTGATAGATTATTATGTATACCTTTGATGATTTGCActgatttttaagttttaaatatatttcttctttttagaaaatatattaaacttaaaaaaaaacagcTTTTCTATTTCAAgtgtcatatatcaaaacctcAAAACCTGATATTCGATCAaccccaaaagaaaaaaaaaattcttaatgaaatttatattttaatatatatatatatatataactctttGATAGAAAAGGCTATATATGTTGTccttcaaataaattaaatactATCCCACAAGATACAATAAAAAAATACTATTCGATTTGTATATGGAAAAATTACAGAACTCTGATAATTATATGAATATTTTATGAATTTCAATAAATGGTTATTATTGTAATTATGCTCAAAGCCATTATGATGGAATCGAGTTGTCCTTTATTTGAATATTAAATTTAGTTGGCTTTCctcaaatattaaatatattcatCACGAATCCTCATTTCAAAATTGTCCTTCTTTTTAAACCAACAATTAATGAATCTAATTAAAACacacttttttctttttcttttttctaaacGGAATACTGTCCCATAGAACATTttcaactttgaaaattttctgttTTTGTTCATAAGCGAGTGACCACCATCAACTAATTTATGGttatttatttgttgtgatgATTAATGCATAAATTGAACTTCAAAAGACTTTTAGATCGTACGGTGTCTCGAAAGAAAGGATATTTTCATTCCTGAAACAATAGCAATATCAATTGGCTCATTAAATATGTTCATAATTTTACATTACGGTAAAcattgaaaaaaaatagaaaatattttacaagagaATCTCCTACCCAAATAAACCAAAACGACTTTACTCTTACAAAACAcggtaaatgaaaaaaaaaaaaaaaaaactagtaccCAAGGGTGGAGCCACGCTTTAAGCTATCCGGGTTGTAGCCCGGGTAGTCTGTGACAGTCAAGGAGAAAAACTATGAAATTTATCTTGAGAAAGAAAACATAAGAGAAGAAGGGAGCAATGACGATGTCAATATATATAGCCCACAGACCGGATAAATCATCCGGACTGACTTCGCCAATACTGAGACCAAAATGTGGATTCTAATGAGTGATTCAGGACACCCTAAGAAAGGGTGCCTCAGAGTGATTCTGAACACCCTGAGTGAATGCACTCAGGGCATTCAGAGTCACTGAAGGTGCCCTCGCGCACTCAAGTCCGCAGCGTATGTCTAGAAGCGTAGTCCCTAGCGTATCAACATTTTGCCCACACGTTGAACATGCAGTTCACTTAACATACGTAAATTAAATTTATGAATATAATCTATTAGTTCATCCAATATAGTAATTATAGCATCTTAGATTATCTAGTTAACTGAGAAGTGAGAATTATATTGAAGGGATGTTTTTTTTCTAGGTCATGCGTCCGTCGCTTCCAATGAAGTAATGAATGATACGATAGATTATTAAAGACCAGGAATGAAATTAGAAGGCGCATAAAACTCGAGATGTCAATAATTTCAAGTTTGACCATATGTAAACTTGACGGCTCAAATGAAATTTCCCCACAACGGGTCAGCGCAAATGGACGGTGCAGATTCTCCTTTCGGCCATTCGTGGGCCTCGCTCGTCATCCGCTAACGACCGCACAAATACCACACTCACACCAATCTCGTCGAGCGGCAGGCCCTGGACATGGCCGTCGGAGGATACCCTGCCGCGCGGCTCGCCTTCGGCTTCGTTCAGCCATCTTCGATCGGTCGCCCTTCCGCATCGCCTCCTTCCATTTTCCGCTTTCCCTGCCGAAAATCGCGGCTGACGAAGAGACGGAGGCCGACATTCCTTCGTCCTATCTTGTCCTCTTTGGTGGAGAAAGGGGAGCAGAAACTCTCCTTCACCGATCGAGAGTCCGTCCTTGTCGAGGCGCTTCTCGGGATCCAAGGGCGGGGCCGCGCCGCTTCGCCTATGCAACTTCAGGCACTCGCCTTCTTCGTTCTTACTTCTCTGTGGTATCTTCGAATCGAATATAAACCCATCGCTTTGTCGATCGTTACAGGATGTTGAGTTTGCCGTGGAAACCCTAGAGAGTATTGGAGGCTTGCCGGATCCTGTGAGTCTTTGGTATTGGttgtctttatttatttatttttacttacAAGTATACAATAACAATCTCTTGACTCACGCAAAATAGACTGCGTGCTAAAAAAATGTAGTAGGAACAAAGTGATACTCACGAGTAGAACGGGAATAAAATTGAGATATGAATTTTCCGGTTTGTTTATCTGAATCAATTTGTTTTTCAGTAGGATGTAATTCTACTgtttttttttatgtgcatcattTCTACTTTGTTACTttatgtttaaaaataatttttatagctTTTATTTTCTGGCTTTTCAGCCATAACTTACAAACATTTTCCTACAATATCTCGTAACCTGAACTTTATCTACATCTTTCAGTAATTTTACCCTACTTTTCATGTGTCTACTATATTGACTGGCTGTAATCTATTGTATTGGATTGATGAATGCTCTTATTTGATTCCTGCATTATGTTCTTGCAAGAATAGCAGTCTTACATGAAGAATTATTGCTGTCCAATTTACTTGAAAGTTAATTGGATGCTATGACCTTTTATTTATGCAATTCTTTATggaaattcatttaattaataatataatagTTCTTCCTTTCCTTTAACTCATTATAAATGCACGCAATTGAAAATTGGTAGTTTTGTGTTGAAATTCCTTTTGCTTTTATTCAATCTTTTGTAGACAAGTTCTAGTATGATCGAAGGTTGCTGGCAGCTAATTTTCACTACAAGACCTGGAACAGCATCACCAATTCAAGTGAGATGATTTTGCAAAGATTTTTTGAGTTATTTGTTTCGGTTATACTGGTGTGCTCGacaattttcttaaaaaacaGTATAAAAGATTATATTGCTTGTAATTCTTAGGATATTGTCAGTTAAATCTCTTTTAATTACATTTATATTGAGTAGATTTCATTGACCCCGTAAAGATGTGAGagcaaaacttaaaattttttgacaCTTTTGAACCTTGATTTAACTGCCCATCAATAACATTGACTCAAAACACTTATGTTACTCTAGCAACTCTGTAATTTTCAGATGATTATCACATTTATCTGTGACAGTATAGTTTAATTAAAAATTGTACTCATTAGAATCTTTCAAAAGATTTTGTGAGTAGAGTTATGTAATTTTTCTCCAAGAAGCAATCACTTCCCCTCCTGTAGTTACCTAACAGTCATTTTAAACAATCGTATGATTTTAGTCtaactttaaatttaattgaaatgCACTATCTGGGATTTTATTCTCACATGAGATAATTGCAGAAATTTGTGTAGTCTAATTCAATTGTGTTAGGCATCTAACATTGTTTCCATAGTCAAGCTAACTAATACACCAATATCCAGTTATATATGTGCTATTGATATCGTGGCCAGTCAAAACCATTATTCTTTTTGCAAACAGTTGGGGAACCCGTTTCATTTATGATATTTTGGATGGCTAATTTATACAATTTTCTTGAACATGTTTCCAGAGAACCTTTGTTGGGGTTGACTTTTTCAAGATTTATCAAGAGGTCTACCTTAGAACAGATGATCCAAGGGTATCTAACATTGTCAGATTCTCAGATGCAATTGGTGAACTGAAAGTAGAGGTATATTTACATCTTATGTTCTATTGAAAATTAATCCTGATTATCTCAAGTAAAGGAAAACAATCCAACTACCTTTTTCTGTCATGACTGAATGTTCTTTCATTGCTGCAATACGTGAGCAATTGACAAAACAGTAATAGTTTGTGACAGTTTCATGGCAAAGCTTCTTATTTGAAGAGAAAGATCAATTTTGTGAGAaccgaagaaaagaaaaacagggGCACAGAGACTATAGATTAGAACTTTTACTTATtttcaagttttaactactgTTGGTCTTATTTTAAAGCACCTTCACCTAAAACTTGACAATCTTAATAATTTTGTAGATAAGAACTTTTACTTGTCAGTTTTAACCACCGTCCATCTTATTTTTAAGCACTTTCACCTAAAACTTGACAAGCTTAATAATTTATCCCGTGTTTCTAAAAAGAATTCTCCCAGACAGGACATAGGACATAGGACATAGGTAAACTATGCTGTATTAGTTCTCACTTTTCACAATTACGCCTTTCATTTCAGCAACATCAGGTTAAACTGTGGATACGTTCTATTCTTTTATCCCCGTAGCTCTCGGAAAGTATGCTACTCCAATGTTAAGGGCTTTTGGAGGATAACTAGCATTTTATATCTAAAACACGTGTACCTTCAAATTTCACCTGAGAATAGGAAGGGTCCTCTATTCACTGACCAAAGTATCAATCATATGTATTTTGCTCTCACTATACAACTGTAAATCCATTTTGTGTTATACAACCTTCCTaggttgaaatattttttttagtttccaTAAAATACATTTGAGATGTTGCTGGAATATGATTTATGACTTGCTGTGATAAAGTTACTCATACCATCCAAATCGATAAATGAGATAATACATCAGACCATGCATAAGTAGCTGTAACAGTCACTGCTCCACAATAAGTGTAGCCAGACAATGGTTATAATTAGCTCTAACTACGAACTATAATTCTTTGGTTTCATCTTGATGTCAACCCTGTGATTACTCCAAGTACAAATTTCTTGATTCTTCAAttgtatatatttgatatttttctgTTGATAGTAATTTTGgttgtgcaccgggctgcccttttttagTAATTTTGGTTGTCCGTTATGCTGTTTGCTACTGGTTCAAACAGTGaccttttatcttttatttaatttttctgcaAATTATATAATAAAGCTGGATTTTACTACTAGGCAGCAGCAACGATTAAAGATGGGAAAAGGATCCTTTTCCAGTTTGACCGTGCTGCATTCTCGTTTAAATTTCTACCTATTAAGGTTCCATACCCTGTGCCATTCAGACTTCTTGGTGATGAAGCAAAGGGTTGGTTGGATACGACATACCTATCACACAATGGCAACTTACGAATTTCTAGAGGCAATAAGGTGACTCATTAAAAAACAAACTACTGCTGTCTTCATAGTTTCTCTGGAACTTTTTATGGTGCTTTCATTCGGAGAAAATTAATTCAGTAACTGCATTTTTAAAAAATGTAGTGCAGGGAACAACATTTGTGCTCCAAAAAACTATTGAACCAAGACAAAGATTGCTATCGGCTATATCTGTTGGAGCAGGAGTAGAGGAGGTTCACAAGAGGAATATATCATCTTGACGCAATTGGTGACTTCAACATAAAAATATTCCAATTCTATATTTGATGGTTTTTTGCCCTTATTTATAGGCGGTTGAGGAAGTCATTTCAAGTCAGAAATTGGTCAAAATAAAACCAGAAACCCTTGGAGGGGAATGGCAATTGCTGTGGACTTCACAGGTTATTATTATATACACATTTACCTTTCGCCATGTTTTCTGGTAAGAATATACTGAAATGCCTTTTTGCTGCAGTTGGAAAATGAAAGCTGGTCGTCTGTTGCTGCTAATGGTCTTAAAGGTTTGCAGGTATATGGTAACAATATGGAAGTTAATGAAAAATAGTAAATACAATGTAGATAAACATGAAAAACTGTCGCCGTCCTCATGTACATTTATCATATTTGACCTAATGGCAGATTATAAATGATGGAAGACTAGAGAATTTCGTTGACCTGCTTCCTGGCTTAAAGATGTGTGCCAATGGCAGTCTCAAGTGAGTGAAATGAAATCACACTTCAGTCTGTTTATGTTGTCTGGTGATCTTAATGCCATGTCAAATATGCATCTATGATAACCATTCAAGTGATTAAACATTAAATAAATCTCACTTCCTTTTCATAAAAGGGGATGGTAGATGTTCTTGTCTACAGTCGGTAAAGATGGATAGTTGATGAGATGGTGCGTCTCTTGACCGCAAGAAGACCTCAGGAGTAAGTTCGAAGCCGTGAGCGGGCCTGCCACGTTAAAGAGAATAAGGGAAGAGGAAAACACTAGTAGACAGGTCAGGTAATACAAGAACAGTGATGAAACACAATGGGGAGCGATGGGAGAGCTTATCTTCGTGGGAAGAAGGAACTCCAAATATGATATTGTTTTCCTTAGCACGAATAACGAGGTATGTTATTAAAATAAGATCAACCATACTGACAGTATGCCATCTTTCCCTAATTGTACCAACTAATTCTGCGCATGGAGGATGGAAACCTCCATTGTATGGGATGCACAGAGACTTTTCCAATGATTCCATGACAATAGTTACACATAATGTTAAAAGAATTATTGGGCTGATGGATTGATGATTATTATTCCATAATGATCGGTCGTGCGGGTCTTCCAGACCTTGATGGGCCTTAGTGATGTTTTTGCAATGATCTTAATAATATCCAATCAGGACTTCGTCCCAAGCGGGTCCGATCGGATAAACACGGGGGGCACTGAGTATCTGTGTGGTTGAGTTAATCTTTACTGATTCAATCCATCTTCTTGGCTACGAAGTCCGGTCGGATTCTGAAGAGAAGAGCCAAGTGTTGGGGTTGCATGGTTGAAAAcgtagtctcacattgaaaatacatgggaaaaatcatgagtttataagaaaaagatatctctattggcataaggccttttgggtagaacccaagcGCAAAACTATGCGAGCTTAAggccaaagtagacaatatcatatcattgtggagatatctgagcgaggtcgctcttcaccggactaactgTCAAAAGAAGCACAAGCTagagccttttgggtagagctcaagagcaaaacaacgagggtttaggcccaaaatggatatatcatgtcattgtagagatatctaaattctttttgatcctacaccaAGTATATCGAACCGACGAGCCAGAGACTCTAATACTTATGTTGAGAGTCCTATCCTATTCGCCGTATCAATAGAAAACCAGTAATCGTATGGTGCGTGTTCACATAATGAAATAGAGAATTGATGGAATAGCAATTCCTACGATAAGGGATATAATTATATAGTAGTGTGACAGTTATTGCCATAGAATTGAATAGTATCCTCTAAGAAATAAAAGATAGTGTGATAGTTATTGCCATAGAATTGAATAGACTTTTGTTTCAATTCATATGCTTAATTTGTAAGAATGTTATAAGTAATGGCCAAAATTTGCTAATGGATTCCTACACGAAATAGTTTGTCTAATTTGTCTTTTCTCACTGGACTCAGTAACTTGACTGATTTACTTGGGTTGGACTAGCCTAGTAGGCTTGTGCATCCGGCTCGGTGTGCTAGGCTTGTAGCTTGCCCAATAGCAGTAGGCCTAATCGCTACTCTCAGCCCACTGACCCAACTCAAGTTGCCTAAGCATTAATGTTAGGTCAGCTTGACCATACTGCTCAAACTTGACCACCACTTCTATTTTGTTTGGCTCTTGACTTGACCTGTGCATTTTACCTATCTTGTTAGGCTCACTTGCTGATCCAATCCATATTACCAAATTAtaccacttttttttttttttaataattgctCTGTTAGGCTCTCTTACTTGTGATTTCTTATAATTAGAAGAgtaatgatatgctcaaggaaaaaatctcaatgaaaagttaaaggatagacacataaattcatGGCCTACTATTTCACTTTTTGTAGACCTCATGAATTGATGTGTCTATCCTTAAATTTTTCTTTGAGATTTTTTTCTTGAGcatattatttttctaattaGAAATCACAattccataaaattttaattaaatataaaaatattttttaatgaatttataGGATAATTATTCAATCAAATAGACAaaggtttttattttgtttcttttattataGATTTATAGTGCTTAACTATTGTCTAACGATGCTAATGATTGGCAATTGAACATGGCATGGCAATTGGCAAACATGGAAATTCAAATTTCAAGCTATTGATGTTTCTTCTATTTGTCCAActaaatataaaatcctaattaaCAGTTTCAGTAAAGAACCTATCATTAGTATTAGCGGAAGAACTGGCTTGATGGGTACATAATACCTTGAAATTTTGGCAAGCTTCCAAAATATAGTGTCGACTAGCATGTTTTTAAGAAACATAGCTCGAACTTTTATTGTTAACGAAGTAAGAATTACAGGGCTCCTGACTGCTTTTTCACTGGTACAGTAAAACACCAGATGGAGGCGTGTACATAGCGCGAATGGATGATGGAGTCATTAGACTCGGTGCATTGGGATTTTCTTTGAAAATAGAAGCGGACATCGAGATGGAATTGCTGTAAGTATAACAAGAACCAAGGGCAGTAGCATGCAATTTCAGACACAAATCTTATTATATAATTCCTACTGAGGGCACTCTTGCTATATATAGTCGGAGCCAGATTGTTTTCCTTTGTTAACTCGAGCCTTGTTCTTTGGAAAAGCTAACCATATAACATGTTTACTTCAGGTACATTGACAACAAGATCAGAATAACTCGGTGCAACGGATCCACATTGCTCGTTCACTTACGCCTAAAATAATACACACTTTTCGTACTCAATATGTTTTGACTTAGTTCTAAATGTCATGTTTACTTCAGGTACATCGAGCACAAAACCAGAATAACCAGCCAAAAGAAGTAACATTCTGCATgaataaagatagaaaaaaaaactcGGTACTTGTGTGCCAAATAATCCTATTTTGTTAACCAAACTTCTCATACAAGTGTTTTCCATCAGTTCATCTCAAGTTTCCTATAAGAAGAGCACATCAAATTCAACTCTTAACCAACTGAACTGGGCTATGCCATTCTACCCAGAGCACCAAATTTATAATTTTCTTGATGTTTCCTGGATTACGTAGTACATTCGTTAGACCTAAGTAATTTTTCGTGGTCCTCCCTTCTAATCAATCAAATCGAGATCAAACCTTTACAATAACTCGGCAAAGATTATAGTGAAGACGCTGAGTATAGATCTAAATGTAGTTAGAATACACGAACTAGCTCTAGTCAAAGAAAAATGATCCTTGTTTTAGAATCCTACTCGATTACAGCAACGACGATGAACGCTGAAGAAGCAAAGCAAGGCGCCAGCAGCACCTGAGATGAGAAGAGAGGGACTatttggaggaggaagaagggaagTTGTTTTGTCGCTTAGGGGTTTTGTCTTGGGACACCGTGAGGCAGTAGGCTATGACGGCGGAGGGGTACACGACGAAGGTGGCCCAAGCCGCCACCCTCGACAGCAGCGGCTCCGCTCCCGTCCACGGCGCCGCCATTGCTCTCGTCTCGCTCCTTCGCGCTGCTTCGGATCGGTTCTGATGATGTCTTTCCTCGAGCAACCCTTGCATATTTACCCACCCTCTCCGAATCTCAGCAGGCTGAAAAGCCCAATGGCAATTGTTCAGTGGCCCAAGAGGCTCGATCGGGCCGGATCATCACTTCAGACCACTGCCTGGCTAACTATGGACCCATTTTATGTCGGTATGATTCCATATTTTGGTGTGCCAGTGCCACTGCAGGAGGCTGTTTTACGGACTGAGATTTCAAGAGATAGCGTTatcattatattaaaattttaagatgtgtttaatttaaattatcatatataatcttaaaagaataaaatataatttaatattatttgattCAACTTTTAGAGTACAATAATCTCGTCATAATCGTGCTTAACAAAAACTCTTTCACCATCATTGTAGTCACCTGCAAGCCATTTAGGTCCTCCTAGAAGAAGGGCTGAGCTTGACCTAAATTGAAAGGGTTGAAATCCATTGAGCAAATCGTTCCTCCCCAATCCACCACAATCTGATGTGGCAACGACGGTGGTGGAAGAGGAGACTGAGATTGGGAAATGAAGGTGAGCCTCCACTGCAAGTAGCCGCGGGGCGATTAAGGGTGAATCCATATTAGGAATTGGCATTAGGGGTACGAGACTCGTTGGTGTCGATGGTGACAATGTTCAAGGTGGTGCCGGGTTGATTGAAGGGTTTTTGGAGCTTCCTTCCATTGGGAATCGGGGGATGTGCGGCAGGAGGAAGAGAGAGCAGCTTGAGATTGAGGCAAGAGATCCAAGAGGATGCATGTAAGGTTCAAACTCGCCCATCTGGGAGTGAGAAGGAGCCTCGGCGACCTTCGTCGCTGAGGCGAGCGGCAGAGGTCTTGTTGTCCACGAATCTTTTCGAAGAAGTGGACTAGGCAAGTGAAGGTATTTTTCTCCGAAAGGGTAAAAATCGGGGGATAATTTTGAATGTTTTTTTGTTAATCTTATAATCATATAAAACCTCTCACTTCCAAAGTAATTACATTCCGAATTATATCCCTCATTTACCACCGTCATTCGCTTGTCGGTTGCCAACCGCCGCCTATCGATCGTCCGTTGCCGCTCTCTCGTCGGTCGCCACTCGCCCGTCGCCGCCCGCCTCCCACTGCCAACCGTCGTCGTT
This region of Zingiber officinale cultivar Zhangliang chromosome 9A, Zo_v1.1, whole genome shotgun sequence genomic DNA includes:
- the LOC122020518 gene encoding probable plastid-lipid-associated protein 12, chloroplastic; protein product: MAVGGYPAARLAFGFVQPSSIGRPSASPPSIFRFPCRKSRLTKRRRPTFLRPILSSLVEKGEQKLSFTDRESVLVEALLGIQGRGRAASPMQLQDVEFAVETLESIGGLPDPTSSSMIEGCWQLIFTTRPGTASPIQRTFVGVDFFKIYQEVYLRTDDPRVSNIVRFSDAIGELKVEAAATIKDGKRILFQFDRAAFSFKFLPIKVPYPVPFRLLGDEAKGWLDTTYLSHNGNLRISRGNKGTTFVLQKTIEPRQRLLSAISVGAGVEEAVEEVISSQKLVKIKPETLGGEWQLLWTSQLENESWSSVAANGLKGLQIINDGRLENFVDLLPGLKMCANGSLNKTPDGGVYIARMDDGVIRLGALGFSLKIEADIEMELLYIDNKIRITRCNGSTLLVHLRLK